A part of Melittangium boletus DSM 14713 genomic DNA contains:
- a CDS encoding GNAT family N-acetyltransferase, with amino-acid sequence MTASTPLRLIPARPEHVDAWWAMREEPASRRLMPLEPASRESLLKRLAESSSNLGDPKATSFRWMVEWEDRLIGTVSARELSRFHGRVEVGYMLHSAYHGRGLGTRAVAAVVARLFDWPFLHRVWLTTAVDNHASQGVARKLGFSLEGVMRGHYLIEGRRKDQQVWGLVRPEWEARREQLAPLLEGTLGPE; translated from the coding sequence ATGACGGCGAGTACGCCCCTGCGTCTGATTCCCGCCCGGCCCGAGCACGTGGACGCGTGGTGGGCGATGCGCGAGGAGCCCGCCTCCCGGCGTCTGATGCCGTTGGAGCCGGCCTCGCGCGAGTCGCTGCTCAAGCGTCTGGCGGAGTCGAGCTCGAACCTGGGCGATCCCAAGGCCACGAGCTTCCGCTGGATGGTGGAGTGGGAGGATCGCCTCATCGGGACGGTGTCCGCGCGGGAGCTGTCGCGGTTCCACGGCCGGGTGGAGGTGGGCTACATGCTCCACAGCGCGTATCACGGACGGGGATTGGGGACGCGGGCGGTGGCGGCCGTGGTGGCGCGGCTCTTCGACTGGCCCTTCCTGCACCGCGTCTGGCTCACCACGGCGGTGGACAACCACGCGTCACAGGGCGTGGCGCGCAAGCTCGGCTTCTCGTTGGAGGGCGTGATGCGCGGGCACTACCTCATCGAGGGGCGGCGCAAGGATCAACAGGTATGGGGTCTGGTGCGGCCCGAATGGGAGGCGCGGCGCGAGCAACTGGCCCCCCTGCTCGAGGGCACGCTCGGCCCGGAGTGA
- a CDS encoding YcnI family protein, translating into MKVQASSLSAVAVFLLSHVAEAHIGLSTGTPAIAATTQELSFAVGHGCEGLDTFRIEVRIPEGVGGVRPISSAFGKAVVSKDANGRVTAVTWTKADADVLAEDSQFYKFTLRAALPNVPFTTLYFPTVQSCRKADGTVVTQEWVGTGSDHGGHLAEDTALPAPALFVLPARTPGWNKYTVTQHVHDLSVFHDAQIVWSGNAAYSPSAPISDLIAKEPNTQVLREIHPDTDIWVRY; encoded by the coding sequence ATGAAGGTTCAAGCCAGTTCGTTGTCCGCGGTCGCGGTCTTCCTGTTGAGCCACGTGGCCGAGGCGCATATCGGCCTGTCCACGGGGACGCCCGCGATCGCGGCCACCACGCAGGAGCTCTCCTTCGCCGTGGGCCACGGGTGCGAGGGGCTCGACACCTTCCGCATCGAGGTGCGCATTCCCGAGGGCGTGGGCGGCGTGCGGCCGATCTCCTCGGCGTTCGGCAAGGCCGTGGTGTCCAAGGACGCGAATGGCCGGGTGACGGCGGTGACGTGGACGAAGGCCGACGCCGACGTGCTCGCGGAGGACAGCCAGTTCTACAAGTTCACCCTGCGCGCCGCGCTGCCCAACGTTCCCTTCACCACGCTCTACTTCCCCACCGTGCAGAGCTGCCGCAAGGCCGACGGCACCGTGGTGACGCAGGAGTGGGTGGGGACCGGCTCGGACCACGGGGGCCATCTGGCCGAGGACACGGCGCTTCCCGCCCCCGCGCTCTTCGTGCTCCCCGCGCGCACGCCCGGATGGAACAAGTACACGGTGACGCAGCACGTGCATGACCTGAGCGTCTTCCATGACGCGCAGATCGTCTGGTCGGGCAACGCCGCCTACAGCCCCAGCGCCCCCATCTCCGACCTCATCGCGAAGGAGCCCAACACCCAGGTGCTCCGGGAGATCCACCCCGACACCGACATCTGGGTCCGCTACTGA
- a CDS encoding alpha/beta fold hydrolase encodes MFETLSWVHEGCRLSYGVEGAGPPVLFIQGVAVQGEAWRPQVDGLAAHHRCLWFDNRGLGSSQPLTGALSVARMAEDARALMDAQGWESAHVVGHSLGGLIAQHLALTARPRVRSLSLLCTFARGQDVTRPSLGMMWLGLRSRVGTRAQRRRAFLRIVMPPEVLASADEDALAERLGRVFGHDLADSPPVTMKQMSAMGAYDARARLGELAGLPTLVVSATADPIAPPRLGRALAEGIPGARFVEIPRASHGVTLQLAAEVNALLREHFARVP; translated from the coding sequence ATGTTCGAGACGCTGTCGTGGGTGCACGAGGGCTGTCGATTGTCCTACGGCGTCGAGGGCGCGGGGCCTCCGGTGCTGTTCATCCAGGGCGTGGCGGTCCAGGGCGAGGCCTGGCGCCCGCAGGTGGATGGACTCGCGGCCCACCACCGCTGCCTCTGGTTCGACAACCGGGGCCTGGGGAGCAGCCAGCCACTCACGGGCGCGTTGAGTGTCGCGCGCATGGCCGAGGACGCGCGGGCGTTGATGGATGCCCAGGGCTGGGAGTCCGCGCACGTCGTGGGCCACTCGCTCGGCGGTCTCATCGCCCAGCACCTCGCGCTGACGGCGCGCCCGCGCGTGCGCAGCCTGTCCCTGCTGTGCACCTTCGCCCGGGGCCAGGATGTGACCCGGCCCTCGCTCGGGATGATGTGGCTGGGGCTGCGCTCGCGTGTCGGCACGCGCGCCCAGCGCCGCCGCGCCTTCCTGCGCATCGTGATGCCCCCCGAGGTCCTCGCCAGCGCCGATGAGGACGCCCTCGCCGAGCGCCTCGGACGGGTGTTCGGCCATGATCTGGCGGACTCGCCCCCGGTGACGATGAAGCAGATGTCCGCGATGGGGGCCTATGACGCCCGGGCCCGGCTGGGGGAACTCGCTGGCCTGCCCACCCTGGTGGTGAGCGCCACCGCGGACCCCATCGCGCCGCCGCGTCTGGGCCGGGCGCTCGCCGAGGGCATTCCCGGAGCGCGCTTCGTGGAGATTCCCCGCGCGTCCCACGGCGTCACCCTGCAGCTCGCCGCCGAGGTGAACGCCCTCTTGCGCGAGCACTTCGCCCGCGTCCCCTGA
- a CDS encoding winged helix-turn-helix transcriptional regulator has product MSTAHRSGCPINLSLEVFGDRWSLIILRDMVFGGRRHFRELLTQSEEGISSNILADRLKMLLDEDMVTKADDPSHKQKAVYSLTEKSIALVPIFAHLGAWGRRYLPVSEELSIRARLLEEGGSALWEQFMAELREAHLGTPAKRKGPSVAERLQAAYEDVLARQSAKTPR; this is encoded by the coding sequence ATGAGCACAGCACACCGGTCGGGATGCCCGATCAATCTCTCGCTGGAGGTATTCGGAGACCGTTGGAGTCTGATCATCCTGCGCGACATGGTGTTCGGCGGCCGACGGCACTTCCGCGAGCTGCTGACGCAGTCGGAGGAAGGCATCTCGTCTAACATCCTGGCGGATCGCCTGAAGATGCTGCTGGACGAGGACATGGTCACCAAGGCCGATGATCCCAGCCACAAACAGAAGGCGGTCTACAGCCTGACGGAGAAGTCCATCGCGCTCGTGCCCATTTTCGCGCATCTGGGCGCCTGGGGACGCAGGTACCTGCCCGTAAGCGAGGAGCTGAGCATCCGCGCGCGACTCCTGGAGGAGGGCGGCTCGGCCCTGTGGGAGCAGTTCATGGCCGAGCTGCGCGAGGCGCACCTCGGGACACCGGCGAAGCGCAAGGGCCCGTCCGTCGCCGAGCGTTTGCAGGCCGCCTATGAGGACGTCCTCGCCCGGCAATCGGCGAAGACTCCGCGGTGA
- a CDS encoding AmpG family muropeptide MFS transporter has protein sequence MPPKNSVLQVLTSPRAWLLVALGFASGLPLLLVGGTLSAWMTNEGVNLKTIGVFTLVAFPYSLKFLWAPIMDRYSLPFLGRRRGWMLLTQVGLMAAIAAMGLVNPRETPLLMASIALLVSFLSSSQDVVSDAWRTDTLSEAERGFGVATFVMGYRFGMIAAGALALSLSQFIGWPRTYWSMAALMLVGVVATLLAPEPQGQRPPRTLTDAAIVPFVDYFRRDGAVLALLFLVLYKLGDAIAGGMTTPFFLKLGFSNLEVGAITKGVGMVATIVGALVGGALLAKLGLRRSLFIFGALQAVTNLTFLALALVGKNHAMLALAICSDNICGGMATTAFGAFTMSLCNKRFSATQFALLSALANFGGRVLTATSGYLAEWVGWAGFFGLTVVLALPGLVLLAFLPEGLAMPKEAPPMEEPPPSAPPGPLSATAR, from the coding sequence ATGCCGCCCAAGAACTCCGTCCTCCAAGTCCTGACCAGCCCCCGTGCGTGGCTGCTCGTCGCGCTCGGCTTCGCCTCCGGCCTTCCGCTGCTGCTCGTGGGCGGAACCCTGTCCGCGTGGATGACGAACGAGGGCGTCAATCTCAAGACGATTGGCGTCTTCACGCTGGTGGCCTTCCCCTACAGCCTGAAGTTCCTTTGGGCTCCCATCATGGACCGCTACTCGCTGCCCTTCCTGGGCCGGCGCCGCGGGTGGATGCTGCTCACCCAGGTGGGACTGATGGCCGCCATCGCCGCCATGGGCCTGGTGAACCCCCGGGAGACGCCACTGCTCATGGCGAGCATCGCCCTGCTCGTGTCCTTCCTGTCCTCCAGCCAGGACGTGGTGTCCGACGCGTGGCGCACCGACACCCTCTCCGAGGCCGAGCGAGGCTTCGGCGTGGCCACGTTCGTCATGGGCTACCGCTTCGGGATGATCGCCGCGGGCGCGCTCGCGCTCAGCCTGTCGCAGTTCATCGGCTGGCCGCGCACGTACTGGAGCATGGCGGCGCTGATGCTCGTGGGCGTGGTGGCCACGCTGCTCGCCCCCGAGCCCCAGGGCCAGCGCCCACCGCGCACCCTGACGGATGCCGCCATCGTCCCCTTCGTCGACTACTTCCGCCGGGACGGCGCGGTGCTCGCGCTGCTCTTCCTGGTGCTCTACAAGCTCGGCGACGCCATCGCGGGCGGCATGACCACGCCCTTCTTCCTCAAGCTGGGCTTCTCCAACCTGGAGGTGGGCGCCATCACCAAGGGCGTGGGCATGGTGGCCACCATCGTGGGCGCGCTCGTGGGCGGCGCGCTGCTCGCGAAGCTGGGCCTGCGCCGCAGCCTCTTCATCTTCGGCGCGCTGCAAGCCGTCACCAACCTCACCTTCCTCGCGCTCGCGCTGGTGGGCAAGAACCACGCGATGCTCGCGCTCGCCATCTGCTCGGACAACATCTGCGGCGGCATGGCCACCACGGCCTTCGGCGCCTTCACCATGTCGCTGTGCAACAAGCGCTTCAGCGCCACGCAATTCGCCCTGCTCTCGGCGCTGGCCAACTTCGGCGGACGCGTGCTCACGGCCACCTCGGGCTATCTGGCCGAGTGGGTGGGATGGGCGGGCTTCTTCGGCCTCACCGTGGTGCTCGCCCTGCCCGGACTGGTGCTGCTCGCCTTCCTGCCCGAGGGCCTCGCCATGCCCAAGGAGGCGCCGCCCATGGAAGAGCCTCCGCCGTCGGCGCCACCCGGCCCCCTATCGGCCACGGCCCGCTAG
- a CDS encoding glutathione S-transferase family protein — MKLHANPMSTAAFKVFAVVNELGLSVSTAAVDMLKGEHKSPAFLAMNPNGKVPVLEVDDGFCVWESNAILCYLAALKPESGLLPTDARAQAQVQQWLQWQATTFGPSTGEMLMETVYLRFMGGRAKDEAKYQAGLEKSRRDLGVLEKALAGREFLCGPLTLADFSLVSCLFLRGPMGLSLEDFPQVKAWVARLEAREGVRKALPPL; from the coding sequence ATGAAGCTTCATGCCAACCCGATGTCCACCGCCGCCTTCAAGGTCTTCGCCGTCGTGAACGAGCTGGGTCTGTCCGTCTCGACCGCCGCCGTCGACATGCTCAAGGGCGAGCACAAGTCGCCCGCCTTCCTGGCGATGAACCCCAATGGCAAGGTGCCCGTCCTGGAGGTCGACGACGGCTTCTGTGTCTGGGAGTCCAACGCCATCCTCTGTTACCTGGCGGCGCTCAAGCCCGAGAGCGGCCTGCTGCCCACCGATGCCCGGGCTCAGGCCCAGGTCCAGCAGTGGTTGCAGTGGCAGGCCACCACCTTCGGTCCGTCCACCGGCGAAATGCTGATGGAGACGGTCTACCTGCGCTTCATGGGCGGCCGCGCGAAGGACGAGGCGAAGTACCAGGCCGGGCTGGAGAAGTCCCGCCGGGACCTGGGCGTGCTGGAGAAGGCGCTCGCGGGCCGGGAGTTCCTGTGCGGCCCGTTGACGCTCGCGGACTTCTCGCTCGTCTCCTGCCTGTTCCTGCGCGGGCCCATGGGCCTGTCGCTGGAAGACTTCCCCCAGGTGAAGGCCTGGGTCGCCCGGCTCGAGGCGCGCGAGGGCGTGCGCAAGGCGCTGCCCCCGCTGTAA
- a CDS encoding LamB/YcsF family protein — MVDCPLNIDLGELPDEDPRLYAHAQVANIACGGHAGDEASMRRALEACARHGTRAGAHPSFEDREHFGRVELRVAPEVLRAQVAAQCTRLAELAREVGVPVRSAKPHGALYHAANREPALARAVVDGVVEALGAGVLFVGPGTGALREAAREAGLAYAREGFADRGTREDGSLIPRGEPGAVVTDVVVARENALRLALSGTVDTLCVHGDSPGAVDLAREVRSVLDVLALRLEPLGEGALRLVLPERLSRGGVLDALRALPGVGDVVVGEAHACVYFEPSAPPEDPRRVLARLVGHEEGAEAPRLVTVRVRYDGADLPSVAERVGLSVDDVALLHASCEYSVRGVGFLPGFAYLGDVDARIAVPRLSTPRPSVPSLAVGLAGRRTGVYPFASPGGWNLIATAVDFSPFDAVRGALLRPGDRVLFERVD, encoded by the coding sequence ATGGTGGACTGTCCGCTCAACATCGACCTGGGTGAGCTGCCGGACGAGGACCCGCGGCTCTACGCCCATGCGCAGGTGGCGAACATCGCCTGTGGAGGGCATGCCGGAGACGAGGCCAGCATGCGCCGGGCGCTCGAGGCCTGCGCACGCCATGGGACGCGCGCCGGGGCCCACCCCTCCTTCGAGGATCGGGAACACTTTGGCCGCGTGGAGCTGCGCGTGGCGCCGGAGGTGCTGCGCGCCCAGGTGGCCGCCCAGTGCACGCGGCTGGCCGAGCTGGCCCGAGAGGTGGGAGTGCCCGTGCGCTCGGCCAAACCCCATGGCGCGCTCTACCACGCGGCCAACCGCGAGCCCGCGCTCGCCCGGGCCGTGGTGGACGGTGTCGTCGAGGCATTGGGCGCCGGTGTGCTCTTCGTGGGGCCGGGGACGGGCGCGCTGCGCGAGGCGGCGCGCGAGGCCGGACTGGCCTACGCCCGCGAGGGCTTCGCGGATCGGGGCACCCGGGAGGATGGCTCGCTCATTCCTCGCGGCGAGCCGGGCGCGGTGGTGACGGACGTGGTGGTGGCACGCGAGAATGCGTTGCGGCTCGCGCTCTCCGGCACGGTGGACACGCTGTGCGTGCATGGGGATTCGCCGGGCGCGGTGGACCTGGCGCGCGAGGTGCGGAGCGTGTTGGACGTGCTGGCGCTGCGGCTGGAGCCCCTGGGCGAGGGGGCCTTGCGGCTGGTGCTGCCCGAGCGGCTGTCTCGCGGAGGGGTGCTGGACGCGCTCCGGGCCCTTCCCGGGGTGGGGGACGTGGTGGTGGGCGAGGCGCACGCTTGTGTGTACTTCGAGCCCTCCGCGCCTCCGGAGGACCCCCGGCGGGTGCTGGCCCGGCTCGTGGGGCACGAAGAGGGCGCGGAGGCGCCCCGGCTCGTCACGGTGCGCGTGCGCTATGACGGAGCGGATCTCCCGTCCGTGGCCGAGCGGGTGGGGCTGTCGGTGGACGACGTGGCGCTGTTGCACGCCTCGTGCGAGTACTCCGTGCGCGGAGTGGGGTTCCTGCCCGGCTTCGCCTACCTGGGCGACGTGGACGCGCGCATCGCCGTGCCCCGGCTGTCCACGCCGAGGCCGAGCGTGCCCTCGCTCGCGGTGGGCCTGGCCGGGCGCCGCACCGGCGTCTACCCCTTCGCCTCGCCGGGGGGGTGGAACCTCATCGCCACCGCCGTGGACTTCTCGCCCTTCGACGCGGTGCGCGGGGCGCTCCTGCGGCCCGGGGATCGGGTGCTCTTCGAGCGGGTGGATTGA
- a CDS encoding biotin-dependent carboxyltransferase family protein yields MSAQLEVVDVRGLVLVQDAGRPGHMHEGVPPGGALVPEWLAAAQRAVGNGAEAAGLECYGRMELRVLGRGAWVSVGGEAFRVEDGERFQVPAPERGVVRYVAVDGGLDVPRALGGRGTLLVARLGGWEGRVLARGDVLPLGGEGGGARCPPTEVVSWTDEVRVVLGPEPGRFGAGAAEALLSSVFTVSPISNRVGMRLRGPRLPVTDSGEALSGPMVRGALQVPVSGEPIVLGPDHPTLGGYPVLAVVIRADWGRLAARRPGDSVRFRAVGVEEARALWRRPGLV; encoded by the coding sequence ATGAGCGCACAGCTGGAGGTGGTGGACGTCCGGGGACTCGTGCTGGTGCAGGACGCGGGGCGCCCGGGTCACATGCACGAGGGCGTTCCTCCTGGAGGCGCGCTGGTGCCGGAGTGGCTGGCCGCGGCCCAGCGCGCGGTGGGCAATGGCGCGGAGGCGGCGGGGCTGGAGTGTTACGGCCGCATGGAGCTGCGGGTGCTCGGACGGGGCGCCTGGGTGTCCGTGGGAGGCGAGGCCTTCCGGGTGGAGGACGGTGAGCGCTTCCAGGTGCCCGCTCCCGAGCGCGGCGTGGTGCGCTATGTGGCGGTGGACGGTGGGCTCGACGTGCCCCGGGCGCTCGGGGGCCGGGGGACGCTGCTGGTGGCGCGGCTCGGGGGCTGGGAAGGACGGGTCCTCGCGCGCGGGGATGTGTTGCCACTCGGGGGTGAAGGCGGTGGTGCGCGATGCCCACCCACGGAGGTGGTTTCCTGGACGGACGAGGTGCGCGTGGTGCTGGGTCCGGAACCGGGGCGCTTTGGCGCGGGCGCGGCGGAGGCCCTTCTCTCCAGCGTCTTCACCGTGTCCCCCATCAGCAACCGCGTGGGCATGCGGCTGCGCGGCCCTCGGTTGCCGGTGACGGATTCAGGCGAGGCCCTGTCCGGACCCATGGTGCGCGGAGCCCTCCAGGTCCCGGTGTCCGGCGAGCCCATCGTGCTCGGGCCGGATCACCCCACGCTCGGGGGCTATCCCGTCCTCGCGGTGGTCATCCGCGCGGATTGGGGCCGTCTGGCCGCCCGGCGGCCGGGAGACTCCGTGCGCTTTCGCGCGGTGGGGGTGGAGGAGGCGCGCGCTCTCTGGCGGCGGCCCGGGCTGGTATAG
- a CDS encoding plasmid stabilization protein, producing the protein MPRGDKSKYTDKQKRKAEHIEEGYIEHGTPPKIAAARAWATVNAESGGGEKPGGSGHGKPESHKSSRRGGRISMGKRTSAQRSQAAKKAAATRKSKSVKRSQAAKRAAAKRPAAKRATTKRTTTKRTSSRKRS; encoded by the coding sequence ATGCCCCGTGGCGACAAGAGCAAGTACACCGACAAACAGAAGAGGAAGGCCGAGCACATCGAGGAGGGCTACATCGAGCACGGGACGCCGCCCAAGATCGCCGCGGCACGAGCCTGGGCCACGGTAAACGCCGAGTCCGGAGGAGGCGAGAAGCCCGGAGGCTCGGGGCATGGCAAGCCGGAGTCACACAAGTCCTCGCGGCGCGGCGGGAGGATCAGCATGGGCAAGCGCACCTCGGCGCAGCGCTCCCAGGCGGCGAAGAAGGCCGCGGCCACGCGCAAGAGCAAGTCCGTCAAGCGCAGCCAGGCCGCCAAGCGGGCCGCCGCCAAACGCCCGGCGGCGAAGCGCGCCACGACGAAGCGCACCACGACGAAACGGACGAGTTCGCGCAAGCGCTCGTGA
- a CDS encoding hybrid sensor histidine kinase/response regulator: MSSLATLLDTQREEVLRRWNEALRGRTAPPGDLTPPIPLPELLTALVLAMSERHTPDEHRPLAPPWLQEEVGLDSLVEAYDALGEVVSELLRESSVSPSPADLRVLTRFITTGISQALSAGASQARRMRDERERERLLASEKASRQEAEEANRLKDEFLVTVSHELRTPLTAMLGWVQVLRNGNIPPEKRERALETIERNARAQGQLIEDLLDVSRIMSGKLKLAVEPVEVSAVVEQALESVRPAADAKGLRLQTALDSTSSVMGDAHRLQQVVWNLLSNAVKFTPKGGRVQVFIERRDSSVEITVADTGPGISPDFLPHIFERFRQAEGTLTRRAGGLGLGLSIVKQLVEMHGGTVNAFSAGVGKGTTMTVRLPLSVALRREVDVPPSLRNAHGGIQCPPELTGLRVLIVDDEQDTRELLRTLLEGCNVQVSTAATVDECLARLKEERPDVLVSDIGMPGEDGYSLIARLRALSPSEGGRTPTIALTAYARVEDRTRVLLAGFHSHVPKPVEPVELLAVLASLSGRFGAVRP; this comes from the coding sequence ATGAGTTCCCTGGCGACCCTGCTCGACACCCAACGCGAGGAAGTGCTGCGCCGTTGGAACGAGGCCCTGCGCGGACGGACCGCGCCTCCCGGGGACCTCACCCCTCCCATTCCACTCCCGGAACTGCTCACCGCCCTGGTGCTCGCCATGAGCGAGCGGCACACGCCAGACGAACACCGGCCGCTCGCTCCCCCTTGGCTCCAGGAGGAAGTCGGCCTCGACTCCCTGGTGGAGGCATATGACGCCCTGGGCGAGGTGGTGTCGGAACTCCTGCGGGAATCCAGTGTCTCGCCCTCCCCGGCGGACCTGCGCGTGCTCACGCGCTTCATCACCACGGGCATCTCCCAGGCACTGAGTGCTGGCGCCTCGCAAGCGCGGCGGATGCGCGACGAGCGGGAGAGAGAACGGCTGCTCGCGAGCGAGAAGGCCTCACGCCAGGAGGCCGAGGAGGCAAACCGGCTCAAGGATGAATTCCTCGTCACGGTGAGTCACGAGCTGCGCACGCCCCTCACGGCCATGCTCGGCTGGGTCCAGGTGCTGCGCAACGGCAACATCCCCCCGGAGAAGCGCGAGCGGGCCCTGGAGACCATCGAGCGCAACGCCCGCGCGCAAGGCCAGCTCATCGAGGACCTGCTCGACGTGAGCCGCATCATGTCCGGCAAGCTCAAGCTGGCCGTGGAGCCCGTGGAGGTGAGCGCCGTGGTGGAGCAGGCGCTCGAGTCGGTGCGGCCCGCCGCGGATGCCAAGGGGCTGCGGCTGCAGACGGCCCTGGACTCCACGAGCAGCGTCATGGGGGATGCGCACCGGCTGCAGCAGGTGGTGTGGAACCTCCTGTCCAACGCGGTGAAGTTCACCCCCAAGGGCGGGCGCGTGCAGGTCTTCATCGAGCGGCGTGACTCCTCGGTGGAAATCACCGTGGCGGACACCGGGCCGGGCATCTCCCCGGACTTCCTGCCCCACATCTTCGAGCGCTTCCGCCAGGCCGAGGGCACCCTCACCCGGAGGGCGGGAGGGCTCGGCCTGGGCCTGTCCATCGTCAAGCAACTGGTGGAGATGCATGGCGGCACGGTGAATGCGTTCAGCGCGGGCGTGGGCAAGGGCACCACCATGACGGTGCGCCTGCCCCTGTCCGTGGCGCTGCGCCGCGAGGTGGACGTGCCGCCCTCGCTCCGCAACGCCCACGGGGGGATTCAATGCCCCCCGGAGCTCACCGGCCTGCGCGTGCTCATCGTGGATGACGAGCAGGACACGCGGGAACTCCTGCGCACCCTCCTGGAGGGTTGCAACGTCCAGGTGAGCACCGCGGCGACCGTGGACGAGTGCCTCGCGCGCTTGAAGGAGGAGCGGCCCGACGTGCTCGTCTCGGACATCGGCATGCCCGGCGAGGACGGCTACTCGCTCATCGCCCGGTTGCGCGCGCTGTCCCCCTCGGAAGGAGGCCGCACCCCGACCATCGCGCTCACCGCCTACGCGCGCGTGGAGGATCGCACCCGCGTGCTGCTCGCGGGCTTCCACAGCCACGTGCCCAAACCCGTGGAGCCCGTGGAGCTGCTCGCGGTGCTCGCGTCCCTGTCGGGCCGCTTCGGAGCCGTCCGCCCGTGA